In the genome of Scyliorhinus torazame isolate Kashiwa2021f chromosome 27, sScyTor2.1, whole genome shotgun sequence, one region contains:
- the LOC140403144 gene encoding sphingosine 1-phosphate receptor 1-like: MDVETRGAEETLGATFLEYCSNETVARHYNYTGKLTPSRYKAGLKAHAIVFLIVCIFIILENLLVLVAIWKNSKFHKPMYYLLANLTLSDLLAGVTYMVNILLSGANTLKLTPVLWFLREGGVFITLTASVFSLLAIAVERHVTMVRMQLHSADKMCRTRLFVAADWALSVFLGSLPILGWNCIGNLLACSTVLPLYCKNYILTCILIFILILFAIVILYVRIYRLVKCNSLVLGSPMRRNCQKDLALLKTVTIVVGAFIACWLPLFIVLLLDVSCAVGTCRILYKADYFLALAMMNSALNPIIYTLTSRDMRRAIVRLLCLTKEGEQAKCCGALISDCSTSQMDRSSHRHELLHTTLSSGNGPQSPTRTSLA; encoded by the coding sequence ATGGATGTGGAGACCAGAGGGGCTGAGGAGACATTGGGCGCCACTTTCCTGGAATACTGCAGCAATGAGACAGTTGCCCGGCACTATAACTACACTGGCAAACTGACCCCCAGCCGCTACAAGGCGGGGCTGAAGGCTCACGCTATCGTCTTTTTAATAGTTTGTATTTTTATCATTTTGGAGAATTTGCTGGTTCTCGTGGCCATTTGGAAGAATAGCAAGTTCCACAAGCCGATGTATTACTTGCTGGCCAACTTGACTCTATCAGACCTGCTGGCAGGAGTCACTTACATGGTCAACATATTGTTGTCCGGTGCCAACACTCTGAAGCTGACCCCGGTGTTGTGGTTCCTGAGAGAGGGGGGCGTTTTTATCACACTCACAGCCTCGGTCTTCAGTCTGCTGGCCATTGCGGTGGAGAGACATGTCACCATGGTGAGGATGCAATTACACAGCGCAGATAAGATGTGCCGGACGCGTCTCTTTGTGGCTGCAGACTGGGCATTATCAGTGTTTCTGGGAAGTCTCCCGATTTTAGGGTGGAATTGTATTGGGAACTTGTTAgcatgctccaccgtgctgccactgTACTGCAAGAACTACATCCTGACTTGCATTCTGATCTTTATTTTAATCTTGTTTGCAATCGTGATATTGTACGTTCGGATTTATCGCTTAGTGAAGTGTAACAGCCTTGTCCTGGGAAGCCCGATGAGAAGGAACTGTCAGAAAGATTTGGCATTACTGAAAACAGTGACCATTGTGGTgggcgccttcattgcctgctggcTACCCCTCTTCATTGTGCTGCTTTTGGACGTTTCATGTGCGGTGGGGACTTGCAGGATTCTTTACAAGGCTGATTATTTCCTGGCACTGGCAATGATGAATTCAGCATTAAACCCCATCATTTACACTCTGACCAGCAGAGACATGCGCCGGGCCATCGTGCGCCTCTTGTGTCTGACCAAAGAAGGAGAACAGGCTAAATGCTGCGGGGCGTTAATCTCCGATTGCAGCACCAGTCAGATGGACAGGTCATCCCACAGACACGAGCTTCTCCACACAACCCtgtcctctggcaatgggccccaatCACCCACCAGAACCTCACTGGCCTGA